The genome window GCGCCGCGCGTGGCGGCCACTGCCACGCCACGCGCCGTGGCGAAAAAGCCGCTGCGCAGCCTGGCGGCGCGCTGAGTTACTGGGCTGGCGCCGCCGTTGGCGGCGCCGGCTTGAATTCCAGCTTGTCATCGACGACCACGAATTGCCCGAGCGGTTGGCCCAGGTCGGCTTTCGGGTCGTTTTCCATTTCCGTCAGCGCATTGCAGGTCGTCGTTTCCGCCTGCCACAACTGCTTGCCCATGCGGATATTCCACAGGCCATCACCGGCCGCAAACAGCTCCACCTTGATGTCGGCCGGCGCATCGGTCGACAGGATGTGCAGGCGCTGGCATTGCGGCAAGTTGGTCGCCATCAGCTGCACTTCCACTGTCTCTTGCCAAAAATAACGCTGCTGGCGGCGCACGGTCAGGGAATGGTCCTGGCCGTCGAACATATAGATGGCGAAGTCCTGGACACAGCCTGACAGCAGGACGGACAGCATGACGATCAGGAGTTTGCGCATGGTCGGCTTTCTTTGGTGGTTCTCGGGAATGGCGGAGTTCAATTCTTGCGGCGAGAGTGGGCGCTTGCTGGCATGGCAAGCGGGGCACGCGCCGTCTTGTTTTTCGCTTACGTGGCATTATATCCATGCACACCAGTTGCGGCGCGACAATAGTTACGCCCTCCCTATGCCAACGAGCTGAAAGACGACGATGATCGACCTGTATTACTGGACCACGCCCAACGGGCACAAAGTGACGATGTTCCTGGAAGAAGCGGGCATCCCCTACAACATCATTCCCGTGCATATCGGCAAGGGTGAGCAGTTCACGCCCGAGTTTCTTGCCATCGCGCCCAACAACCGCATCCCCGCCATCGTCGACCAGGCACCGGAAGATGGCGGCGCCCCCCTGTCGCTGTTCGAGTCGGGGGCGATTTTGCAATACCTGGCCGAAAAAAGCGGGCAATTCCTGCCGGACGACGTGCGCGGCCGCGCCGAAGTCATGCAATGGCTGTTCTGGCAAATGGGCGGGCTTGGCCCCATGGCCGGGCAAAATCACCATTTCGTGCAATATGCGCCCGAACCCATCGAGTACGCCATCACGCGTTACGTGAACGAAACGAATCGCCTGTACGGCGTGCTGAACAAGCGCCTGGCCGACCGCGCATTCGTGGCCGGCGACACGTATTCCATCGCCGACATGGCGATCTACCCATGGATCGTGCCGCACGCACGCCAGCGCCAGAAGCTGGAAGATTTCCCGCACCTGGCGCGCTGGTTCGCGGCCATCGCCGCCCGTCCCGCCACCGTGCGCGCGTATGCGCGGGCCGCCGAAATCAACGTGCAGCCCACCGTCAGCGGCGACGCGAAAAGCGTGCTGTTCGGCCAGACGGCGAAGACGTTCGGCTAAGCTTAATTCTCTTTTCAGTTGCCCCGATACGTGGAAAAGCCGAAAGGACTGAGCAGCAGCGGGATGTGATAGTGCTGCTCGGTCTTTTCCACGTGAAATTGCACGGGGATTTCCGGGAAGAATGTTTCCTGTTTCAGCCGCGCATAGTGTTCTCCCGTCTTGAACACGATGCGGTAGTCGCCCGCCTGCATGGCTTGATTTTCCGGATACATGGCCGCGATGCGCCCCTGCGCATTCGTCACGCCACTGCTTAATTGTTTCCAGTCATTGTCCTTCTTTTGCTCCAGGGTCACCGTCACGCCCGCCGTCGGCTGGCCGCTCTGCAAGTCGAGGATGTGCACGCTCAAGGGATTGGCGGCCAGCGCCATGGCAGACAGGCTGGCGAAGGCCAGAGCGGCAGCGGTTTTTTTCAAATAGCTCATCGTCGTTGCTTTCACAGGGTGGGGGAATCGAGTTCAGGGATGGCAGCCAGGGCGGCCAGGGCACAGGCGCGGTCTTGCAGGGCGCCACCGCCGCCGGCCACGCCGATGGCGCCGACGACTTCGCCCCTGGCGCGCAAGGGCAGGCCGCCGCCCAGCAGCAACAGTTCCGGCAGTGTCGTCAAATTGGCCATGTCGGGATTGCCGCGCGCGGCCACGGCCAGCGCCTGGGTATCATTTTTCGTCGACAGGGCCGTGTAGGCCTTGCGCCGGCTGGCCTGCGTGTTGTGCGGCCCGACGCCATCGGCGCGCTGCACGGCCACGACATTGCCGCCACGGTCCAGCACGCTGACGACGATGTGCCGGCCTTGCGCCTGGCACGCGGCGATGGCCGCATTCGCCAGCGTGTTGGCCATTGCCAGAGAAAGGTCATCGACCTGGCGCAACTGGGCGTGGGCGGGGCTGGCCAGCAGGCACAGCAGGGTACTGCCGAAAAGTAGGGTTTTCATGTGGCGGTCCGTTGATAAGGTGGCGCCAGTATGGCCAGTGATACCCTACGAGAAGATGATCGCCGCATGACATTTTTATCATCCGCAGTACCCTGCGCGCGGCGTAAAATGGTTTTATATTCTCCTTAGAAAGCGGCCATGCGCATCCTGGTAATCGAAGACGAGCCGAAGACGGGCGACTATTTGCTGCGTGGTCTGGCCGAGTCCGGCTTTACGGTGAGCCTGGCACGCAATGGCCGCGACGGCTTGCACATGGCAAGTACGGAGTCACCCGATCTCATCGTGCTCGACGTGATGCTGCCCATCATGGATGGCTGGCAAGTCTTGCGCGCGCTGCGGCTGCAAGAGGGCGGTGCGGATGTGCCCGTGATTTTTCTCACGGCGCGCGACGAGGTGCAGGACCGCGTGAAAGGGTTGGAACTGGGCGCCGACGATTACCTGGTGAAACCGTTCGCCTTTGCCGAACTGGTGGCGCGCATCCGCACCCTGCTGCGCCGCGGGCCACCGCGTGAAGATGACGTCATCCGCATCGGCGACATGGAAATCGATGTGATGAAACGCAAGGTCAGCCGGCAAG of Janthinobacterium sp. PAMC25594 contains these proteins:
- a CDS encoding glutathione binding-like protein, whose protein sequence is MIDLYYWTTPNGHKVTMFLEEAGIPYNIIPVHIGKGEQFTPEFLAIAPNNRIPAIVDQAPEDGGAPLSLFESGAILQYLAEKSGQFLPDDVRGRAEVMQWLFWQMGGLGPMAGQNHHFVQYAPEPIEYAITRYVNETNRLYGVLNKRLADRAFVAGDTYSIADMAIYPWIVPHARQRQKLEDFPHLARWFAAIAARPATVRAYARAAEINVQPTVSGDAKSVLFGQTAKTFG
- the uraH gene encoding hydroxyisourate hydrolase produces the protein MSYLKKTAAALAFASLSAMALAANPLSVHILDLQSGQPTAGVTVTLEQKKDNDWKQLSSGVTNAQGRIAAMYPENQAMQAGDYRIVFKTGEHYARLKQETFFPEIPVQFHVEKTEQHYHIPLLLSPFGFSTYRGN
- a CDS encoding heme-binding protein, with protein sequence MKTLLFGSTLLCLLASPAHAQLRQVDDLSLAMANTLANAAIAACQAQGRHIVVSVLDRGGNVVAVQRADGVGPHNTQASRRKAYTALSTKNDTQALAVAARGNPDMANLTTLPELLLLGGGLPLRARGEVVGAIGVAGGGGALQDRACALAALAAIPELDSPTL
- a CDS encoding heavy metal response regulator transcription factor; amino-acid sequence: MRILVIEDEPKTGDYLLRGLAESGFTVSLARNGRDGLHMASTESPDLIVLDVMLPIMDGWQVLRALRLQEGGADVPVIFLTARDEVQDRVKGLELGADDYLVKPFAFAELVARIRTLLRRGPPREDDVIRIGDMEIDVMKRKVSRQGQRITLTAKEFGLLHLLARRQGEVLSRSIIASQVWDINFESDTNVIDAAIRRLRSKLDDPFEPKLIHTLRGMGYVCELRAPSAPDSGAAA